The following proteins are encoded in a genomic region of Nitrososphaerales archaeon:
- a CDS encoding ribbon-helix-helix domain-containing protein, with amino-acid sequence MAKEKVSIAVDKKVLDWIDAQVREDNYRNRSHAFEKAVKLLMEEKLSQSRA; translated from the coding sequence TTGGCCAAGGAGAAGGTCTCGATAGCCGTCGACAAAAAAGTTCTCGACTGGATTGATGCGCAGGTCCGCGAAGACAACTACAGGAACAGGTCTCACGCATTTGAGAAGGCAGTCAAGCTACTGATGGAGGAGAAGCTCAGTCAGTCTCGAGCCTGA